A single Methanocalculus alkaliphilus DNA region contains:
- a CDS encoding 2-amino-3,7-dideoxy-D-threo-hept-6-ulosonate synthase — MYGKDIRIERIMDRKTKKMIIVPLDHGVSQGPIHGLIDLCGTVDAVAEGGATAVLGHVGLALHGHRRSGEDIGLILHLSASTSLGPDPNNKVIVNSVTHALKMGADAVSVHVNIGADSEAAMLSDLGRISIECMEWGMPLLAMMYPRGRKIECESDVEHVKLAARVAAELGADLVKTVYTGDPDSFREVTEGCSVPVVVAGGSKMNDREMLEIVEGSMLGGAAGISIGRNVFQHKNPAAFLTAARAVLMEHRSVEEALEILER, encoded by the coding sequence ATGTATGGTAAAGATATCCGCATTGAACGTATCATGGATCGAAAAACAAAAAAAATGATCATCGTCCCGCTTGACCATGGGGTCTCACAAGGTCCGATTCACGGCCTTATTGACCTCTGTGGAACTGTTGATGCCGTGGCTGAGGGTGGAGCTACAGCCGTCCTTGGCCATGTGGGGCTCGCCCTTCATGGCCACCGGCGATCCGGAGAGGATATAGGGCTCATCCTTCACCTCTCCGCGAGCACATCTCTTGGACCGGATCCAAACAACAAGGTGATCGTCAACAGCGTCACCCATGCCCTGAAGATGGGGGCAGATGCCGTCTCGGTTCATGTGAATATCGGAGCAGACTCCGAGGCAGCGATGCTCTCGGATCTCGGGAGGATCTCGATTGAATGCATGGAATGGGGGATGCCGCTCCTTGCAATGATGTACCCGAGAGGCAGGAAGATTGAGTGCGAAAGTGATGTGGAACATGTCAAGCTCGCTGCGCGGGTTGCAGCAGAACTCGGTGCTGATCTCGTCAAGACCGTCTACACAGGCGATCCCGACTCATTCCGGGAGGTGACAGAAGGATGCAGTGTCCCCGTCGTTGTTGCCGGGGGGTCGAAGATGAATGATCGTGAGATGCTTGAGATCGTCGAAGGATCGATGCTCGGGGGTGCCGCAGGAATTTCCATAGGGAGAAATGTCTTCCAGCACAAAAATCCTGCTGCATTCCTCACTGCTGCCCGCGCAGTACTGATGGAGCACCGTTCGGTTGAAGAGGCATTAGAAATACTTGAGAGGTGA
- a CDS encoding 2-amino-3,7-dideoxy-D-threo-hept-6-ulosonate synthase, translated as MIGKQIRLERIMDRNTGRSVIIPMDHGFTLGQVEGLLDMPTIVDDVSAGGANAIILHKGMVKGGHRKRGRDIGLIVHLSASTSMNPDPNDKVLICTVEEAITLGADAVSIHINLGAPQESRMIEAAGIISQECNRWGMPLLIMIYARGKDIDPDDPVAIAHCVRVAEELGADLIKTNYPRDKEAFRRIVAACSVPILIAGGEKGGDLAALEMIDNAIDSGGSGVCMGRNAFQRNNTTEFVHAICRVVHDRDNPAAVERRLS; from the coding sequence ATGATAGGAAAACAGATACGACTTGAGAGAATAATGGACCGGAATACTGGCCGCAGTGTCATCATACCGATGGATCATGGCTTCACGCTTGGCCAGGTTGAAGGGCTCCTTGATATGCCAACGATCGTTGATGATGTCAGTGCCGGCGGGGCAAATGCCATCATTCTTCACAAAGGTATGGTGAAAGGGGGGCACAGGAAGAGAGGCAGGGATATCGGGCTTATCGTCCACCTCTCTGCAAGCACCTCAATGAACCCGGATCCAAATGATAAGGTGCTGATCTGCACCGTGGAGGAGGCGATCACCCTCGGTGCCGATGCCGTCTCGATTCACATCAACCTTGGTGCTCCACAGGAATCGAGGATGATCGAGGCGGCCGGCATCATCTCACAGGAATGTAACCGGTGGGGGATGCCGCTTCTCATCATGATATACGCCCGCGGAAAGGATATCGATCCGGATGATCCCGTCGCCATCGCACATTGTGTCAGGGTTGCAGAAGAGCTCGGTGCGGATCTCATCAAGACAAATTACCCGCGGGATAAGGAGGCCTTCAGGCGGATCGTCGCCGCCTGCTCGGTCCCGATCCTCATCGCCGGGGGGGAGAAAGGGGGCGATCTTGCGGCACTTGAGATGATCGATAATGCCATCGACTCCGGGGGATCAGGTGTCTGCATGGGGCGAAACGCATTCCAGCGTAATAATACCACAGAGTTTGTCCATGCAATCTGCCGGGTCGTTCATGACCGTGATAATCCGGCGGCAGTTGAGAGGCGGCTTTCATGA
- a CDS encoding 3-dehydroquinate synthase II yields MKEFWVEIRPWKKEAALAAIEGGATALLLDTKEDAASLARIPIIAPDGDLIEGRDFQRVEISDKASEEKAAEQARLGPVVVSTTDWTVIPLENLVAVSDHIIARVEDEAEAELALGILEKGVGGLLLRSDDPEVIRHVAALIEGDAGTVPLVPLTITGITPVGVGDRVCIDTCSLFSEGEGMLVGNTSSALLLVAAETLENPYVSPRPFRVNAGAVHMYILAPDGRTRYLSEIGAGDEGTAIAGAGRTRTVAVGRVKIERRPLLLIEVEGEGQTASAIIQNAETVRLVGEDGGARSVVELKPGDRILGHLMKGGRHFGIAIDETILER; encoded by the coding sequence ATGAAGGAGTTCTGGGTTGAGATCCGGCCCTGGAAGAAGGAGGCCGCACTCGCCGCGATAGAAGGGGGGGCAACTGCGCTCCTCCTCGATACAAAGGAAGATGCCGCATCGCTTGCCAGGATTCCGATCATCGCACCTGACGGCGATCTCATTGAGGGAAGGGACTTTCAGAGGGTTGAGATCAGTGATAAGGCATCTGAGGAGAAGGCGGCTGAGCAGGCGCGTCTGGGTCCTGTTGTTGTGAGTACAACCGACTGGACGGTTATTCCACTGGAAAACCTTGTCGCCGTCTCAGATCATATCATTGCCAGGGTGGAGGATGAGGCTGAAGCCGAACTGGCACTTGGCATTCTTGAGAAAGGGGTCGGCGGCCTTCTCCTGAGATCTGATGATCCGGAGGTTATCCGGCATGTCGCTGCCCTCATCGAAGGGGATGCCGGCACAGTTCCGCTCGTCCCCCTGACCATCACCGGGATCACCCCTGTCGGTGTCGGGGACCGGGTCTGCATCGATACCTGCTCTCTCTTTTCTGAGGGGGAGGGGATGCTCGTTGGCAATACCTCATCCGCCCTCCTGCTGGTTGCCGCCGAGACGCTTGAGAACCCCTACGTCTCACCCCGCCCCTTCAGGGTGAATGCAGGAGCGGTCCATATGTATATCCTCGCCCCGGATGGCAGGACGCGGTACCTCTCCGAGATCGGAGCGGGAGATGAAGGGACTGCCATTGCAGGAGCAGGCAGGACCCGTACGGTCGCTGTGGGCCGCGTGAAGATCGAACGCCGCCCCCTTCTTCTGATCGAGGTGGAGGGGGAGGGTCAGACGGCAAGTGCCATTATCCAGAATGCAGAGACCGTACGGCTCGTTGGCGAAGACGGGGGTGCACGGAGTGTTGTGGAACTGAAGCCGGGTGATCGGATTCTCGGCCATCTGATGAAAGGAGGACGGCATTTTGGGATTGCCATCGATGAGACCATCCTTGAGAGATGA
- a CDS encoding prephenate dehydrogenase/arogenate dehydrogenase family protein produces the protein MRPSLRDDGRLVGIIGGTGRMGELFAGVFEGAGCIVEVIGRADPDEYRAFARRCSVILVSVPIDVTEAVIASIAPVLEEDQLIADLTSLKVMPVSAMMASRAEVIGLHPLFGPNMATLSGQKMIMTPARSSRETADWLREIFEATGMSVAEATPEEHDHAMAVMQGLIHFQSMVLAMTLRGLDLPISRLLPYATPNAHASLAFMTRTLSQDGGLYGGMLLGNQEIQKILGAYALSVNALKETIDSKDPEAFVREFEMDATFTREFSDAALLLTDLLLDMVVREW, from the coding sequence ATGAGACCATCCTTGAGAGATGATGGCCGCCTGGTCGGGATAATCGGTGGAACCGGCCGAATGGGTGAGCTCTTTGCCGGTGTCTTTGAGGGAGCGGGCTGTATAGTTGAGGTGATCGGCCGGGCTGATCCGGATGAGTACCGTGCCTTTGCCCGGCGTTGCAGCGTCATCCTGGTCTCGGTTCCGATCGATGTGACCGAAGCGGTCATCGCCTCCATCGCTCCGGTACTTGAGGAGGATCAGCTGATCGCTGACCTCACCTCTCTGAAGGTGATGCCGGTCTCGGCGATGATGGCATCACGGGCTGAGGTCATCGGCCTCCACCCGCTCTTTGGACCCAATATGGCCACGTTGTCCGGTCAGAAGATGATCATGACCCCGGCACGATCCTCCCGGGAGACGGCAGACTGGCTCAGGGAGATCTTCGAGGCGACCGGGATGTCAGTCGCCGAAGCAACACCAGAAGAGCATGATCATGCGATGGCGGTGATGCAGGGTCTCATCCATTTCCAGAGTATGGTCCTTGCGATGACCCTTAGGGGCCTTGATCTCCCAATATCCCGCCTCCTCCCGTACGCAACCCCCAATGCGCATGCATCTCTTGCCTTTATGACACGGACCCTTTCGCAGGATGGGGGGCTGTACGGTGGCATGCTCCTTGGGAATCAGGAGATCCAGAAGATCCTCGGCGCCTATGCCCTCTCTGTCAATGCATTGAAGGAGACGATAGACTCAAAAGATCCCGAGGCATTTGTCAGGGAGTTTGAGATGGACGCCACCTTCACACGGGAATTCTCTGATGCCGCGCTTCTACTCACCGACCTTCTCCTCGACATGGTGGTGAGGGAATGGTGA
- a CDS encoding prephenate dehydratase: MVIAALGPAGTFSHELVVRLCREEPLLLPTISRVFAVVEKGEATGFVPIENSEAGGVGPTLDGLCDYDVSITGECYLPVHHHLASSFGMDEITVIYAHPQTHEQCSRALDRLTIPVIHTSSNAESALLADAKEGAAAIISDGAAAYYHIPIILRDLQNSRSNTTRFIRIDREPYTEGDAVKCSILIDPAEDTPGLLHALLSPFAERKINLSRIESRPSGRGIGSYRFFLDFEAVPNAGDALAVLKRRGLVREFGCYPRLEVPT, translated from the coding sequence ATGGTGATCGCCGCCCTCGGGCCGGCAGGCACATTCAGTCACGAGCTTGTCGTCCGTCTCTGCAGGGAAGAGCCGCTCCTCCTCCCGACCATCTCACGGGTATTTGCAGTCGTGGAGAAGGGTGAGGCGACCGGCTTTGTGCCGATTGAGAACAGCGAAGCTGGTGGTGTGGGCCCGACACTGGATGGTCTCTGCGACTATGATGTCAGTATTACCGGGGAATGCTACCTCCCGGTCCACCATCACCTTGCCTCCTCCTTTGGGATGGATGAGATCACGGTGATATATGCCCACCCACAGACCCATGAACAGTGCAGTCGTGCCCTTGACCGACTCACTATTCCGGTGATTCATACAAGCAGCAATGCAGAGAGTGCGTTGCTGGCAGATGCAAAGGAAGGGGCGGCGGCGATCATCTCGGATGGTGCCGCAGCATACTATCATATCCCGATCATCCTCCGTGATCTCCAGAACAGCCGCTCGAATACCACGAGGTTCATCAGGATAGACCGGGAACCGTATACCGAGGGTGATGCGGTAAAATGCAGCATTCTCATCGATCCTGCGGAAGACACCCCCGGTCTCCTTCATGCGCTCCTATCACCGTTTGCAGAGAGGAAGATCAACCTCTCGCGGATTGAGTCACGCCCTTCCGGCCGGGGTATCGGGAGCTACCGGTTCTTCCTCGATTTTGAGGCAGTACCAAACGCAGGTGACGCACTTGCTGTGTTGAAGAGGAGGGGGCTGGTGCGGGAATTTGGCTGTTATCCACGCCTTGAGGTGCCAACATGA
- the aroA gene encoding 3-phosphoshikimate 1-carboxyvinyltransferase, which translates to MVHLRKREDPVDLEVRAPPSKSYTHRALIAAALADGRSFIEDPLIAEDTLLTLQALKTLGVEITEEERGIHIHGTRGDLRPGRPVTIDLKNSGTSMRLLASVSLLADHPVILTGSPRMCERPIGDLVEAINSIGGTVRYLGRPGYPPIEVSGRLLGGRVELPSGVSSQFITSLLMTAPYAEEPVEVKTGENPVSASYLGITTDLMKNFGINVDDRKPGLFQVPNTSEYLSKRYSVEGDYSSASYFFGIGAICGGDVTVTNLKVSSPQGDRGFPAILETMGCRVRSGETSVHLRMDGSLSGTEVNMSPMPDTVQTLSAVAVFADSPTEITGVAHLRHKESDRIEAIRRILTSLGAGVSTSGDAIRIQPGRLHGGVIDPENDHRTAMSGALLGLGIGDVSLLDAGCVGKSYPAFWDLLVEAGLWDGM; encoded by the coding sequence ATGGTTCATCTCCGGAAGAGGGAGGACCCTGTTGATCTGGAGGTGCGGGCTCCCCCTTCGAAGAGCTATACTCACCGGGCCCTCATCGCCGCCGCCCTTGCAGATGGAAGATCGTTCATTGAAGATCCTCTTATAGCAGAGGACACTCTGCTGACCCTGCAGGCACTGAAGACCCTTGGAGTGGAAATAACCGAAGAAGAGCGGGGTATCCATATTCATGGAACCCGGGGGGATCTTCGGCCGGGGCGGCCTGTCACCATCGATCTGAAGAACTCAGGGACGAGCATGCGCCTCCTCGCATCCGTCTCACTCCTCGCGGATCATCCGGTTATCCTCACCGGAAGCCCCCGTATGTGTGAACGCCCCATCGGGGATCTCGTCGAAGCGATCAACAGCATCGGGGGGACAGTCAGGTACCTCGGCAGGCCGGGCTACCCGCCGATTGAGGTCTCCGGAAGACTTCTCGGCGGCCGGGTCGAACTCCCATCAGGAGTCAGCAGCCAGTTCATCACCTCCCTCCTGATGACCGCCCCCTATGCAGAGGAGCCGGTTGAGGTGAAGACCGGGGAGAACCCTGTATCAGCCAGTTACCTGGGCATCACCACCGACCTGATGAAGAACTTTGGTATCAATGTAGATGACAGAAAACCGGGTCTTTTTCAGGTTCCCAATACCTCGGAATATCTTTCCAAGAGGTACTCTGTTGAGGGGGACTATTCGTCTGCATCGTACTTCTTTGGTATCGGTGCCATCTGCGGAGGAGATGTCACCGTCACAAACCTGAAGGTCTCATCCCCGCAGGGGGATCGTGGCTTTCCTGCCATCCTCGAGACGATGGGGTGCCGGGTCCGGTCCGGAGAAACCTCCGTTCATCTCCGGATGGATGGCTCTCTCTCTGGAACAGAGGTTAATATGTCCCCGATGCCCGATACGGTCCAGACCCTTTCTGCGGTTGCCGTCTTTGCGGACAGCCCTACAGAGATTACGGGTGTTGCCCACCTCCGTCATAAGGAGAGTGATCGGATCGAGGCGATCAGGCGTATCCTTACGTCATTGGGTGCGGGAGTGTCCACATCAGGAGATGCAATCCGGATACAACCCGGCAGACTGCATGGGGGGGTTATTGATCCGGAGAATGATCACAGGACTGCGATGAGTGGTGCTCTTCTTGGTCTTGGCATTGGTGATGTCAGTCTTCTGGATGCAGGATGTGTCGGCAAGTCCTATCCGGCTTTCTGGGATCTCCTGGTGGAGGCGGGGTTATGGGACGGTATGTGA
- the aroE gene encoding shikimate dehydrogenase, which yields MGRYVIIGLRGTGKSTVGRMLAEKQDIPFHDTDALIQKQTGLEIPEIFSRYGEEEFRRIEREVIASLPAGPAVIATGGGAVMDPENRLLLRQGSAIILLTADQATLAARTRRSDRPPLTDLSAEDEIHHLGKTRGPIYRGCADLCISTTGENPARIVDQILRNRGMTDRSIPPACQFPPGISPADLRDIPLVYAITGNPVSHSRSPFLYNKLFPGYGIPGRYIFLPALSAEDAIKGMRVLGAKGLSVTIPFKETMVSCIDEPDEDVTAIGALNTVVRCGERLYGHNTDWIGIREPLWDLRGSDALVVGAGGAAAAAVYALLSLDMRVTIANRTPKRGEALAERFGCTALPLQEIKSADLIINATSLGMKESDGSPVSSSLLRPGVTVFDLVYTPPMTPLLREAEAAGCRIIRGTEMFIYQAAAQFSLLTGIDPDPSKIRGVLG from the coding sequence ATGGGACGGTATGTGATCATCGGTCTTCGGGGCACAGGGAAATCAACGGTTGGAAGAATGCTGGCGGAAAAGCAGGATATTCCTTTCCATGACACCGATGCCCTCATCCAGAAGCAAACCGGCCTGGAGATCCCCGAGATCTTCTCCCGGTATGGTGAGGAGGAGTTCCGAAGGATCGAGAGGGAGGTGATCGCCTCGCTCCCGGCCGGCCCCGCAGTGATCGCTACCGGGGGTGGTGCGGTGATGGACCCGGAAAACAGGCTCCTCCTCAGGCAGGGTTCGGCGATCATCCTGCTGACTGCGGATCAAGCAACCCTCGCAGCCCGTACCCGGCGGAGTGATCGGCCGCCTCTCACTGATCTATCCGCTGAGGATGAGATACATCATCTTGGAAAGACACGCGGCCCCATCTACCGTGGTTGTGCTGATCTCTGTATCAGCACCACCGGGGAGAATCCGGCCCGGATTGTTGATCAGATCCTAAGAAACCGGGGGATGACGGATCGGAGTATCCCCCCTGCCTGTCAGTTTCCTCCGGGGATCTCTCCTGCTGATCTCAGGGATATCCCGCTTGTGTATGCCATAACCGGAAATCCCGTCTCCCATAGCAGAAGCCCGTTTCTCTATAACAAGCTCTTTCCGGGGTATGGGATTCCCGGACGGTATATCTTCCTTCCGGCTCTGTCAGCAGAGGACGCGATCAAGGGGATGCGGGTACTTGGTGCGAAAGGACTATCTGTCACGATCCCATTCAAAGAAACGATGGTCTCCTGTATCGATGAACCCGATGAGGATGTCACCGCGATTGGTGCCCTGAACACGGTTGTTCGCTGTGGCGAACGCCTCTATGGCCATAATACCGACTGGATAGGTATTCGGGAGCCTCTGTGGGATCTGAGAGGATCCGATGCTCTCGTCGTCGGTGCAGGGGGTGCCGCCGCTGCCGCCGTCTATGCCCTCCTGTCACTGGATATGCGGGTGACGATAGCCAACAGGACCCCGAAACGGGGGGAGGCACTTGCAGAACGGTTCGGATGTACTGCACTCCCTCTCCAGGAGATCAAATCCGCAGATCTGATCATCAATGCCACATCGCTCGGTATGAAGGAGAGCGACGGCTCGCCGGTCTCCTCCTCCCTTCTCAGGCCCGGCGTCACTGTCTTCGATCTCGTCTATACACCCCCCATGACCCCCCTCCTCAGGGAGGCGGAAGCGGCGGGATGCAGAATAATCAGAGGGACGGAGATGTTCATCTACCAGGCGGCGGCACAGTTTTCGCTCCTCACCGGCATCGATCCCGATCCCTCGAAGATCAGGGGGGTGCTTGGATGA
- a CDS encoding chorismate synthase, protein MNTFGHLFKVTTFGESHGPALGVVIDGCPPGIPLHESDIQPFMDRRRPGQGPTTTPRNEPDLVDILSGVFEGRTTGMPIAILIRSTGAMSRDYEALRSAVRPGHADQTYQKKYGIRDHRGGGRSSGRETAARVAAGAVAMKCLGIKGMRIRSRITEIHGISDPALFDAEILKAKERGDSVGGCLEVIADGCPPGLGDPVFGKLDAAIAAAMMGIGAVKGVEIGEGFASARMYGSEWNDPLFRSGPATNHAGGILGGISNGEPIYLRLAIKPTPSVSIPQETVDIDGNEMALEIKGRHDPCIVPRAQVVAECMLALVLIDALLMRDRFSSFP, encoded by the coding sequence ATGAACACTTTCGGCCACCTCTTCAAGGTCACGACCTTTGGGGAGAGCCATGGCCCTGCCCTTGGTGTTGTGATAGATGGCTGCCCTCCGGGTATTCCTCTGCATGAGAGTGATATCCAGCCTTTCATGGACAGGAGACGACCCGGACAGGGGCCAACGACCACACCACGCAACGAGCCGGATCTGGTTGATATCCTCTCCGGAGTCTTTGAAGGGCGAACCACCGGGATGCCCATTGCAATCCTGATCCGATCAACGGGTGCTATGAGCAGGGATTATGAGGCTCTCCGGTCGGCCGTCCGGCCCGGTCATGCTGACCAGACCTACCAGAAGAAGTACGGGATTCGTGATCACCGTGGCGGGGGGAGAAGTTCCGGCCGTGAGACCGCGGCACGGGTCGCGGCGGGGGCTGTTGCGATGAAATGCCTTGGCATAAAGGGGATGAGGATACGAAGCAGGATCACCGAGATCCATGGAATTTCAGATCCCGCACTCTTCGATGCGGAGATTCTGAAGGCAAAGGAGCGGGGGGACTCGGTCGGTGGATGCCTCGAGGTGATAGCAGACGGCTGCCCTCCCGGTCTTGGCGATCCGGTCTTCGGGAAGCTTGATGCTGCTATCGCAGCGGCGATGATGGGGATCGGTGCCGTCAAAGGGGTCGAGATTGGGGAGGGATTTGCCTCTGCCAGAATGTATGGGAGCGAGTGGAATGATCCCCTCTTCAGATCCGGCCCGGCAACGAACCATGCAGGCGGAATCCTTGGTGGAATCAGCAATGGAGAACCGATCTATCTGCGGCTCGCCATCAAGCCGACACCCTCCGTCTCCATCCCCCAGGAGACGGTTGATATTGACGGCAATGAGATGGCCCTTGAGATCAAGGGACGCCATGACCCCTGTATCGTCCCCAGGGCACAGGTTGTTGCGGAGTGTATGCTCGCCCTCGTTCTCATTGATGCACTGCTGATGCGGGATCGGTTCAGTAGTTTTCCATAA
- a CDS encoding type I 3-dehydroquinate dehydratase: MNLIVSLHSLTDLEAVIGEDPWAIELRLDLIDGLTADDLARVRQVWDGRILLTLRSSPEGGKFTGDPDEWRQKIAAYLPFCDMVDIEERFAEHAEWIRGQKKVVIASYHARLMLDADQFLDLSTRLRRFGDIPKIVLAPGSDEDALLLLRYFLDAEKPICISIMGSGYAWLRPFLLMMGSAFAYCHAGEPTATGQYHIREMRAIISLLTRTPE; the protein is encoded by the coding sequence ATGAACCTGATTGTGTCATTGCATTCACTCACAGATCTCGAGGCTGTCATCGGAGAGGACCCTTGGGCAATTGAGCTCCGGCTGGATCTCATCGACGGACTGACCGCTGATGATCTGGCCAGGGTGCGACAGGTCTGGGATGGAAGGATTCTTCTCACCCTCAGAAGTAGTCCAGAAGGGGGGAAATTCACGGGTGATCCGGATGAGTGGAGGCAAAAAATTGCAGCGTATCTTCCGTTCTGTGATATGGTCGATATTGAGGAGCGCTTCGCTGAACATGCAGAATGGATCAGGGGCCAAAAAAAGGTGGTCATCGCCTCCTACCATGCCAGACTGATGCTTGATGCGGATCAGTTTCTGGACCTCTCCACCCGTCTCAGACGATTCGGGGATATTCCCAAGATCGTCCTTGCCCCCGGAAGCGACGAAGATGCACTGCTCCTGCTCCGCTATTTTCTCGATGCGGAGAAGCCGATCTGTATCTCGATCATGGGATCGGGATATGCCTGGCTCCGACCCTTCCTTCTGATGATGGGATCTGCCTTTGCCTACTGCCATGCCGGTGAGCCGACTGCCACCGGGCAGTACCATATCAGGGAGATGCGGGCGATCATCTCGCTCCTCACCCGGACACCGGAGTAA